A genomic region of Hydrogenovibrio crunogenus contains the following coding sequences:
- a CDS encoding gamma carbonic anhydrase family protein → MSIRRYKDFTPEIEKTAWVDSSAVVIGQCQLAEDVGVWPNATLRGDVNAIKIGARSNIQDGTVCHTTHDSPMTKGSQCIVGADVTIGHNVVLHGCVIEDECLIGMGSVVLDNAVVQKHVLVGANSLVPAGKVLESGYLYVGSPVKQLRPLTDDEKAFFKYSAEHYVKLKNDFQQSVEEI, encoded by the coding sequence ATGTCGATTCGTCGTTATAAAGACTTTACGCCGGAAATCGAAAAAACGGCTTGGGTGGATTCTTCTGCTGTCGTCATTGGTCAATGTCAATTAGCAGAAGATGTCGGCGTTTGGCCAAATGCCACGCTAAGAGGGGATGTAAACGCGATTAAAATCGGTGCCCGCAGTAATATTCAGGATGGCACTGTTTGTCATACAACCCACGACTCTCCTATGACCAAGGGATCGCAGTGCATTGTGGGTGCGGATGTCACGATTGGTCACAATGTGGTGCTTCACGGCTGTGTGATTGAAGATGAATGTCTTATTGGGATGGGATCTGTCGTATTGGATAATGCTGTTGTGCAAAAGCATGTCTTGGTGGGGGCGAACAGTCTAGTGCCTGCTGGAAAAGTCCTGGAATCAGGCTATTTATATGTTGGGTCTCCTGTGAAGCAATTAAGACCGTTAACGGATGACGAGAAGGCCTTCTTTAAATATTCGGCTGAGCATTACGTTAAACTGAAAAACGATTTTCAACAATCGGTTGAAGAGATTTAA
- a CDS encoding putative bifunctional diguanylate cyclase/phosphodiesterase, with protein MRLKNVTQLFKTPKCHWQVYLSYMFGAWLLVIGLANIQFFLVYENFAPKLLIVPSVVGLLVGFLVAKYRILRDRIEAKQMEFSSIVEMAEEVSYFQNLDRSYRFISPSVLKLTGYDVSTFYSMPNLFSDLVYEDDFPKWLAYERSIAEGHSPDPIDVRLTTKHKGLIWIRHVSRPIYEKDKLIAVSSTNTDITDQVSQTEAMKELALKDALTGLPNRRNLSYEAQRMLDATYPFVLIMMDLDRFKTINDSLGHSVGDLMLQKIKDRFELVLPQGAMLSRFGGDEFVFIIPGIRVEQDVEQMIRDFLKVVEHPMHLNGLNLHISASFGWVYAPEDGQDVESLLRFADVAMHMAKQRQGVYCLRYSGQVDHYHQRLLVIENRIRTAVEEKKIVPFYQPMFSTQTGDLVGVECLARWHDEELGWVSPEEFISIAEDINLIGKLGETILEQAIITAKKLSEFCPYKDVYFSVNASPYQLSEIGFVQKVKSLLEQYELPAKLLKIEVTESLFIGGNEYAINVLSELRALGVSIALDDFGTGYSAFAVLREGCIDILKVDKSFVQNMADNEQEKALVAEIIQMAHIMDLTVVAEGVETEAQRALLTEIGCDVLQGYLLARPMSEVEFCPYMNCAGAAH; from the coding sequence ATGCGATTGAAGAACGTGACTCAACTATTTAAAACGCCGAAGTGTCATTGGCAGGTTTATTTAAGCTATATGTTCGGTGCTTGGTTATTGGTTATTGGGTTGGCGAATATTCAGTTCTTTTTGGTTTATGAAAATTTTGCGCCCAAGCTTTTAATTGTGCCTAGTGTCGTAGGCTTGCTGGTTGGCTTCTTGGTTGCGAAATACCGAATCCTCCGAGATCGCATTGAAGCGAAACAAATGGAGTTCTCTTCCATTGTTGAAATGGCTGAAGAAGTATCTTATTTTCAAAATCTTGATCGAAGTTATCGTTTTATCTCTCCTTCTGTCTTAAAGCTAACGGGTTATGATGTTTCCACTTTTTACAGTATGCCAAACTTATTTTCGGACCTGGTATATGAAGATGACTTCCCAAAGTGGCTGGCGTATGAACGGAGCATTGCCGAAGGCCATTCACCTGACCCTATTGATGTCCGTTTAACCACCAAACATAAAGGGTTGATTTGGATCCGTCATGTGTCCCGCCCAATTTATGAAAAAGATAAATTGATTGCCGTCAGTTCCACCAATACCGACATTACCGATCAGGTCAGTCAAACGGAAGCCATGAAAGAATTGGCTTTAAAAGATGCGTTGACCGGTTTGCCTAACCGCCGAAATTTGAGCTATGAAGCACAAAGAATGCTCGATGCGACTTATCCGTTTGTGTTGATTATGATGGACTTGGACCGCTTTAAAACCATCAACGATTCTCTAGGGCACTCGGTCGGTGATTTGATGTTGCAGAAAATCAAAGATCGGTTTGAGCTGGTGTTGCCGCAAGGCGCGATGCTTTCAAGATTCGGTGGTGATGAATTTGTGTTTATCATTCCTGGAATCCGTGTGGAGCAGGATGTGGAACAAATGATTCGCGACTTTTTAAAAGTGGTGGAGCATCCGATGCATTTAAATGGGTTAAATCTGCATATCTCGGCCAGCTTTGGTTGGGTGTACGCACCGGAAGATGGTCAGGATGTTGAGAGTCTATTGCGATTTGCCGATGTAGCCATGCATATGGCAAAACAGCGCCAAGGCGTTTATTGTCTACGCTATTCGGGGCAAGTGGATCACTACCACCAACGTTTACTCGTGATTGAAAACCGGATACGCACGGCGGTGGAAGAGAAAAAAATTGTGCCTTTTTATCAGCCGATGTTTTCGACCCAGACGGGAGACCTGGTCGGTGTAGAATGTCTCGCTAGGTGGCATGATGAAGAGCTCGGTTGGGTTTCTCCAGAGGAGTTTATTTCCATTGCAGAAGACATTAATTTGATTGGGAAGCTAGGTGAAACCATTCTAGAACAGGCTATTATCACGGCAAAAAAATTATCTGAATTTTGTCCTTATAAGGATGTGTATTTTTCAGTGAATGCCTCGCCATATCAATTATCAGAAATTGGGTTTGTCCAAAAAGTGAAATCATTGTTGGAACAATACGAGTTACCCGCTAAATTATTAAAAATTGAAGTGACCGAGTCGTTGTTTATTGGCGGGAATGAATATGCAATCAATGTGCTCAGTGAATTACGGGCCTTGGGTGTGAGTATTGCGCTGGATGATTTTGGTACCGGGTATTCGGCCTTTGCTGTTTTGCGAGAAGGGTGTATTGATATCTTGAAGGTGGATAAGTCGTTTGTGCAAAATATGGCAGATAATGAACAAGAAAAAGCATTGGTGGCAGAGATTATTCAGATGGCGCATATTATGGATTTGACCGTGGTAGCTGAAGGGGTAGAAACCGAAGCTCAAAGAGCTTTACTGACTGAAATCGGTTGTGATGTGTTACAAGGCTATTTGCTTGCTCGACCGATGTCGGAAGTGGAATTCTGCCCCTATATGAACTGTGCAGGTGCAGCACACTAA
- the aroE gene encoding shikimate dehydrogenase, with the protein MTDLYAVVGNPIAHSKSPLIHRLFAEQTDQDLVYEALLIDTEDTTFQFAISDLIARGYKGINITVPFKLDAFELADELSPRAEVAHAVNTFSFEDGKIFGDNTDGIGLVTDIEENANRPFKDQKVLILGAGGAVQGILQPLLEKQPGLVHIANRTAKRAEVLGKRFETLSPITSSDWESIPDETYDIIINGTSASLEGKLPPINSNILGQDSLVYDMMYGAEPTVFMQWAQQHQPSCQTRDGLGMLVGQAAEAFYIWRGVRPQTQSVIDEVRRLIQA; encoded by the coding sequence ATGACAGATTTATACGCCGTAGTGGGCAACCCGATTGCCCATTCAAAGTCGCCTCTGATCCATCGTTTATTTGCCGAACAAACCGATCAGGATCTGGTTTATGAAGCGTTACTGATCGATACGGAAGACACCACCTTTCAGTTTGCTATTTCCGATCTGATTGCAAGAGGCTACAAAGGAATCAACATTACCGTCCCTTTTAAACTGGATGCGTTTGAATTGGCCGATGAGTTAAGCCCTCGTGCTGAGGTGGCACATGCCGTGAACACTTTCAGTTTTGAGGACGGTAAAATTTTTGGCGACAACACGGATGGCATTGGCTTAGTGACCGACATCGAAGAAAATGCCAATCGCCCATTTAAAGACCAAAAGGTTTTAATACTAGGAGCAGGCGGCGCTGTACAGGGTATTTTGCAGCCATTACTGGAAAAGCAACCAGGCCTGGTCCACATTGCCAATCGCACAGCCAAGCGAGCAGAAGTGCTTGGGAAACGATTCGAAACCCTCTCTCCAATTACCAGCAGCGACTGGGAGAGCATTCCTGACGAGACTTATGACATTATCATCAACGGCACTTCGGCCAGCTTGGAAGGCAAACTCCCTCCCATTAATTCGAATATTTTGGGACAGGACAGCCTCGTTTATGACATGATGTATGGCGCTGAGCCGACCGTTTTCATGCAATGGGCACAACAGCACCAACCTTCCTGCCAAACCAGAGATGGATTGGGAATGCTGGTTGGGCAAGCAGCCGAAGCTTTCTATATTTGGCGAGGCGTGCGTCCACAAACGCAGAGCGTGATTGATGAAGTGCGTCGCTTAATTCAAGCCTGA
- the hemB gene encoding porphobilinogen synthase: protein MIERQFPITRMRRMRKDPFSRRLMREHVLTTNDLIYPMFVIEGHNRREPVKSMPDIERLSIDLLITEAQELFELGIPMIALFPVPDPETKSLDAAEAYNPDGLAQRAVRALKEAIPDMGIMTDIALDPYTTHGQDGIIDENGYVLNDDTIDVLMQQAISHAEAGADVVAPSDMMDGRIIEIREHLEEHGHIHTRIMAYSAKYASSYYGPFRDAVGSAGNLGAGNKHTYQMDPTNSNEALHEVAMDINEGADMVMVKPGLPYLDIVYRVKQEFQAPTFVYHVSGEYAMLKAAALNGWINEKDVVLETLLSCKRAGADGILTYYAKVVAQWLAEK, encoded by the coding sequence ATGATCGAACGCCAGTTTCCCATTACCCGTATGCGCCGCATGCGAAAAGATCCCTTTTCTCGTCGACTTATGCGCGAACATGTTTTAACGACGAATGATCTAATTTATCCGATGTTTGTCATAGAGGGACATAACCGTCGCGAGCCGGTTAAATCCATGCCGGACATTGAACGCTTGAGTATAGATCTATTGATTACTGAAGCTCAAGAACTTTTTGAACTTGGCATCCCAATGATTGCGCTTTTTCCAGTGCCAGATCCAGAAACCAAGTCTCTGGATGCAGCAGAAGCTTACAATCCGGATGGATTAGCTCAAAGAGCCGTTCGTGCCCTTAAGGAAGCCATTCCAGACATGGGCATTATGACGGACATTGCCCTAGATCCCTACACGACACATGGTCAAGACGGTATTATTGATGAAAATGGTTATGTCCTGAATGACGACACCATTGATGTACTCATGCAACAAGCCATATCACACGCTGAAGCTGGGGCAGATGTTGTAGCGCCATCAGACATGATGGATGGTCGAATCATAGAAATTCGTGAACATTTGGAAGAGCACGGTCATATCCATACCCGTATCATGGCTTACTCGGCGAAGTACGCTTCGTCGTATTATGGGCCATTCCGAGATGCAGTCGGTTCGGCGGGCAATTTAGGCGCTGGCAATAAACACACTTATCAAATGGACCCAACGAACAGCAACGAAGCATTGCACGAGGTCGCGATGGATATTAACGAAGGCGCAGACATGGTCATGGTCAAGCCCGGCCTGCCATATCTTGATATTGTTTATCGTGTGAAACAAGAATTCCAAGCCCCCACATTTGTCTACCATGTTAGTGGTGAATATGCCATGCTCAAAGCAGCCGCTTTAAATGGTTGGATCAACGAAAAAGACGTCGTTTTGGAGACCTTATTAAGCTGTAAACGTGCAGGGGCAGACGGCATCCTGACCTATTACGCCAAGGTCGTCGCGCAATGGTTAGCGGAAAAATAA